The window ACATCACAACCCTGGGAAACGGCAATATGCCATAACATACCACCTGAATGCTGTCTTGTGTCGGTGACTTCTGTCAAGTCCAAAGATGAGCCTCCAGAAGCACCAAAATCTATGTTGCTGAACAATAGGTTGGCAACAGTTCTGTCAATAACATTTGTCTGCAATTCTGTTGTCTCTTCTTTGCTTAACCTGGTTTTGTTTTTTCAATATGAGAAAAATGTTGACGTTAATTCCAGAAATACAATACTTTCCAATCTAGTTTTTATCTAAAGGCGACAAATATTTCATGCTGAATTTCCTCTTTGGGTTATTAAGGTGAGtattttcatcttcaaatgaACTTCTACAGtcaccttttcttttattttgtccattTCCAATGGCACCAGTGAAATCTTGAGCACAGACAGTACATTAGAGAATGAAGCTTTTACTAAAATTTTGAGCATAGGAAGTACAAGAAACAATGAAGCTTTTACTAAAACAAGGTATAATTTCCTCTAGCAAACCAGGCAGAGCAGATAGAAAGATATGCATAATAGTCTCTCTAATCATGAACCACAACATCATGTGTAACAACCGACTAACAAGCACAAAATTCTAATCTATTTCAGTAATTAAAACAATTAATGAGCATGCGCACTCACCGACTAGAACTTTGATCTGACTGAACATTCCAACTCTGACATTCATCATGTTTTGAATTATCTGCAAGACGGTATAGAGAATCCCGGAAACAGATTCTGGTTTCCTCAGTCAACTGGTAGTATCAAGATAAGTACAAATTCAGTAAGGTCATGTTGCTGCTAATATTACGGTGGTAAGCCCAAAACTTAAAGCCTTCATTACCTGAGCTGTGAGACTTTCAAGGTGCTGTAGGACAGATTGCTCCGTGGATATATCCTCGTCACTCACTCTACTATCTCCTCTATCATGCTCCAATTTCACAGCAACCTCTGCAGTTGGTGCCTAGAGCATAAAAATTTAAAGATTTAGATTCGGAACCCAGATCGACTAAGCAGTGCACTTAAACTAGTTGAAATGAAAGTACCTCGACATAAATGAGAATAAACGTGTATGCACATGTTTCTACTAATTACCATGAGAGGAAGATCCAAAAAAAATCACTTGTTCACACTGAAAGCAAAAGCTTAAAAAATCATCACTTGTTCACACTGACACAAAGATTTAGGCCCAAAAGCAAACCCTTAGATGATGATTAATATGCTTAATTGAAATGTTTAAGCTGGGAAGTGGCAATGCAAAGCACAAAAAGTCCAATCCATTAGCAACAGACAGCTCTTAAACTAACATAGAGATGATCCAGATTCGAAGAGAACGAtaaaaatgatgatataatgaGATAGATGGATTCAACCCAACAACTTCCTATAGTTTTTCATCTGTCTCAAGTTGGTCACATTAGTCTGTGATAACAAATGATAGTTCAGTTAATACTTGAAACCAACTTGAAACCAAACACCACGTTCATAACATTTTTCTGTTCAACGTTATCCAAATATACATCACCCACAAACATGAAGTTTGCCACACTAAGCCATCTTTATGCGGGGACGGACCTCCATAGGTCAGAAAGAGGGGAAGCTGCTCCAACCTCAGTTTCCCAGAAAGAGAAAATTCAAATTTGTTTTCTTCTAGAGATTTTTAAGATGTTATGATTTTGTACCTTCAAATTTTAGTTCAACCCTCAAAAATCATGCAAGGTTCGCCCCTGCTTGAATGCAAGTCAAATATTCCCAATATTTCCTTCCACTGAAAAGCAAGAGACGTAACCTGGATTGTTCCCTGCATCTGCCTCAATGCAAAACTAAAAACTCCATGTGAGCCAAAGATACTTTTTCATGTAAGACATCACAACGAACTGAAGCTCACTATAAATACTTGGACCAATTAGATTATCGGCTGGTCCAGCTAGATGGTCATAGATCTCACATGACATAATTTAGATTCAGTGACGTCTTAAGTTCTTCTGGGGTTGATGATTCAACTCCAGCTTCACAAATTGAATGGAGTTGCTACATGAAAATTCATGCCCTTCAGAAACAAAAATGAGCAAAAGCATCACCTTTTCCTGCAAATGGGAATTATTAATTTCTTGACTCTCCCAATCCATTGGCGAAGTAAAAGCATGTGCATAGTAATATTTGGCACTCTCGGCACTACAACCGTTGCTTGTCACATGCTCTGGATTTGAATATTCATCTCCTGTTTGATTATCAGCCAGCAGCACGCTGCACTGTGAATTTGTTGATAAATCAGATGACTCATCAGAAGCATCCATTCCAGTTGGACATTCTTCGAGTAAGGAACTTCTGCATAATAGAGTATAAGAACTTAATCAGTCATTCGAGAGAGATGAGAAATGAATATGTAAGCCTGCTGTGGCATACCAACTACCCGGATTATCCCATCCAATTCAACATCTATAGACCGAAATAATTCAATAATAGTTAGAGATTTACAGGAACACATCATCCAACTGATCCATCGAGGCCAAGTTATCAAGATGAAAATCCAGCTGGTCAGGTGGATATGAGGACCATTGGTCCATATCACAGTATGAATCTTGGCTAGCCAAAGTATCAAAATTCTCCTCGTGAATTCCCAAGTTTTTCATGTCAACGCCACTCCTGGTCACTTTACAATCTTCAGATCCAACGTTTGACCTTATATTGTTCCGTTTCATTTCTGACTTGAAATTCCCAAATGGTGTTGAGTCCCACTGTGACCAGCTGTCAGGAGATTGTGGAAAACCATCTTCTAAGCCTTTAGGAACAACAAGATCACCAACATCAACTCGAGAAAACCACTCCATAAGACCAACCTGGTAAAATAGCAATCAAATGTTATTAATATGCAGATTTTTGGAGCAGCTacaaagatttgagaaatcaACATAGCACATCACTGAGAAAGCTTAATAACCCCCAAGCTTGATAGAAGTTACTCATCTCCTTTCTCATCTCTAGATAAGTGCAAGTTCAAGACACAGTCATTGAAATAGATCTTAACAAAGCTAAACACACATATAATCAACTTATTTCCCATACCTATTTGTCATTTCCCAATACACATACAGAGAGACTCTCATCTCAATTACCaccaacaacaatatcaacaaacccagtgtaatcccacaaatgGGATCTGGGAGAGTAGTGTACTAAGACCTTAGCCCTGCCCCAagaaggtagagaggctatttccggtAGACCTCGGCCCAGGACACATAAAAACTCATCTCAGTTACCAAATGAAAACTCTCATCTCAGATTTCAGTTACAAGTTATTGTAGATTATAAGACCTAGACCCCCATTCAAAGATACTAAtcaaggaaaaaaaaattaataataataataataacagagacagTTAAACGGATGTTAGTAACATTTAACCAGCTTAGATTTCAGAAAAGAACAAAGATAATAATTTGCAAGAATTCGAACTGCTCATGAAGCGCTAATAACAGCAAAAAAGATGAAAGGAAACAGAATTGATCAACTTATTTCAACCATAAATTTTGATAGGACAAACTTATCCAGATCAAAAGCCTAAGTCAAAGTCTTtcttgaccaaaaaaaaaaaagaaaagctaaaaaggACTCAAACTTTATGATGAaaatacacacacaaaaaaaaaaaaaaaaatcaaacaaatcagTAGCAGATGTACTTTGCAAACTTCTTCCATAAGTTCCATTTCTTTATCTGTAATTGAAATAACTGAACTTCAATTCACTAAAAACCTGCTCAAGAACCACCCTCAACAACACAACAAAGCATATATTGACCTACTCAAACTGCAAATTGACGCAGTATAAACTTTGAAAAGAACGAAAACAGCTTACCTTTTAGGAAATTACAAGAAAAAAGGATGAAGAACTTTCCCAAAATAGCACAAGAAATGGAGGAAAGCAAGGCCGAAGTAAAGATAGAATTCTGCTTGGCTTATGAGAGTACTGAAGAAACTGTTTTGGACCTTAATATATACTTTTCTGTATTCGCAATATTAGCAGCAACTTTAGGAAACAGAGGCGGTAGTGGTATTGTAAATGTAAATTGCAATTGCTATAAATTTAATCGACCTTTTATACTGTTAAgagttatttttctttatttgtgtcCACGAAAATGAAAGCTTGTTTTACAGCTAAGAGTTGTAAGGACGAATATAGCCTTCCATCAGCATAAATTCCTCGAATCTAACTTCCTCACATAGCCACACACCCCAACTTGAGCAAGTTGGTGTTAAAGGGCAAAGCTGGAAGCACGTGACACGTGGACCAATCAGCTAtcagatttagatggaagaataTGAGCCTCAAATTGTAAAGCAAATGATTGTGAGCCACAAACCAAAGAGGCGTAGATTACGTTATTGGTTCCTTGGTTGCGTGGCGAAGGAAAATAAGGCCCACGTAATCAACCGTGTACACGTGTCAACAAAATAAGAGTACAGCCAGGAATAGTTGGAATAATACAAGCTTGCCCAATCACGTGATGCTCAAAGGAAAAAAGTAAGGCAGGGGTGTTCGTCTTTAGTCATTTCGATTAAGGTATTTTCTATACTCGTTTTCTTAAAATGGTATATCAATCATATACCTAATCACATTCGGTATGATTGGACTTTTCCCCTTTCGATTTTTATTTAATCGGTTCTATAATTTCAATTTATTCAGCTTGAATATTAACTAGTGCATAGCAGCGTCAACTCTAAAGGTTTGGTCAGTAAGGCCATTACCTTAGGCCCCAATAATTTGAAAGCCCCAAATTTACTTTAAACTCTTATCGTTTAAATTAGTCAGAAGGAGTAAATATTTTTAACACCGTCAATACCCAAAATTTAAGCTATTATGTTATGTAcgattatttctttttcttgattGTATTGATATccaaatcaaaattttcactttgagTTCTGGACCTCAACATCCGATAATCCACTACTTTATTTTTTGTGCGCTActtcctaatttttttttaaaaaaaatcgctATTTTTTgtcttaaataattaatttattatttagaaAGCAATTTTTGTTATTAGTGTAAAAAAATTATAGAATAGATTTAAAGGTCTCTCAATATGATTTTGCCTTAATCCACAAGATCCGTTGAGCCACCCCTGGTGCATAGAGCCATAgactataatatttttaaattaaagtaCTCACTGAAAACTTTCTAAACTCACCTCGGTTGACAAGATAAAATTTttgtccaaaatcatcaaatatcaactaagagaaaaaaggTATATAAAGGACTACATTTAATCATTGGATGTTatttgcttagagttaattgttAAAATTAGAGAATACAACAAGGACTAATCTGACATATTCAACAACAATACAAGAGTAACAGAGTAAGAAACACTCATAAGCCGTTAAAATATTATGTTAAACTGCTTGCAACCTAGAGAGTAAGAATTAGAATATGCATCCTACATTGTTCCTCCATTTTCCTAAAGAAGTATATGGGCTTTACTGCCAACCTCATCATGATTGCAAAAGAAAAGTATTGTGTAACTTAGTATATTGATCAATAATATCTGTAATGTGTAATTTAGTATATATTTCGGCACAATATCGatattttagtattatttttttaaatactaaATTTCATGCCTAATACCAagttattttaaaaatttaaactaaATACCATAATACTAAATATCATATACCAAATTTTCGATTTCGATACGATAACTCGATATTTATCGTATTATGCACATCTCTAGAAAAAGGCAGGAGAAACTCGACGGTTTGTTGAAGAAGCGGTTTGACTAGTTATGCTACCAATATAACATGCATAAATTTGTTATCCAGTAAATAATTGTATACTCACTCCGTTCCAAAAAAATGTCCTAGTTTTATTTTATACAAACtgtaattaaaaaagaaaagactttTAAAATATGTGACTTTAAATAAACCATAGCATTGTATGGTtgtaaaacttttaaaatttatggtGTTCAGAGGCAGAGTTAAGATTTCAAGCTTATGGGTTCGGAATCCTAATCTTAAGTTAttggttctaaattaataatttatacatatttaatgaaaaATTTAAGACAAATATATGATCTGAACCAAAATTACTGAGTTCGGTTGGACCCGTAAACGATATTGTAGCTCCACCTCTGGTGGTGTTAAACATGCCATAGTATTTATATgggtgtaaatattttttattaaggAAATATTGAAATGCTTCAATCTTCAATAAAatggtagggtaaatgataaaataaaattatttaataataataaagggtgagattgagagaaaaacacAAGGAAACGACACGACCATATCAAAtaggtcgttacataaagtggcacatttcatcgttacgtaacaacggatttaacaatacgatacaataaaatttaagtaacaatcaaaacaaacattgtatttaaagtaacaatacgatacgatacaactggtaacaaccatccaaacaagctgttaataattattttttttaatatttataattttgagatcaactaaaattttagcTATTAAATTTTTTCGTATTTAAACTATATAATAACTAGGCTCTAATATTTAGGCCTTCAAAATCGATTAGATTTTACTATTCAATATAAGGTGTACTAAACAAATTTTAGACAAAAACTAAGAAGCGACAATTCCAAACCACTATCGGTACGTTTTTCTATTTTTAGTGTCCTTTCTCAATTTATGTCTACAACTATGTGCAtattaattcttcttcttctatatTCTTCCGCATAAAAATATCTACAAAGCCAAAAAGTatttacaagaaaaaaaaaaggatttgttGTTCTAGAAATTTAACCTTCCAAAAAAAATGATACATAATGGAgatatatttaaaattttctaAAAGATTTTATACGTGTCAACACTATAAACTTTTTTACAGGCGAATGTAATTTGATATGAATGAATTGAATAGTATTTATTATGTATTCCTAATAAAGTTGAAAAATATTGTAATTATTCTCGGACGATTTGTTatgtatattttttcttttattttttgtaattataGATATTTTATTACCAAGTAATCATTatgtacaaaaaataaaaataaaattgattgAGAGCTGGACATTCCCCCAATCTCAGATAGAGTAAAACTCCTACAACTCCAAAAACAACTAGACAACAACACACAATCACAAAGAATTTTCAATCACAACTCAGAGTTATGTAATAAGCAATAttattgatgggttttcaatgtctttgccttatgttttgataatctaacaaacttactgtcaagaaccagatagggaacctgacacacttggtacACATTACAAATAAACAGACTCCAACTAATGAAAACTGCTGCAAGTGTAGAAAATGAAGAAACAAGTCAAGAACCTGATCCCTTGTGTTTCCCTGACAGCAGTACGAAAGCCAACTGTGCATAGCCATTAGCTGGAAAGTGACTGCCACAAAAACAGTGCACACAGTGCAGCAGCTTTGCAGTCACTTGCTTTTGACCTACCgagtgcttacatcattcaagtgatgtcatcaagggTGTATTAACAAGAGCATTataacaaaacatcacttgaacacttgagaattcACTTCAAGCATTCAAGCATTCTAAAAACAATGAACTCAATTCTcaagagcttgaagaacaaagttaaacgctactacggaccagttcctaaatttagtatttttttgttcttagttgagttgtacctttgtgattgttcttattgtaattcctaaattgcttagctagaagcgttgCTTAGGAACCTCCGTGTAAAACAATAAACTTTctgagtttgtgttgtgactagagttagtcataagttaaagtctttgtaactagtgagtgacaaagtggtttgtgataagagtatcacaagttagttgagttgaagtctttgtaatagagtcattacaaagtggcttgtaatagagtgttTAGAAGTTAGTGAATTTAAAAACCTACAAGTGTACGTTGTGGTTTTTTATCCCCTTGTgtgagatttttccacgtaaaaatcccttgTCTCATTTACTTACTATTTCATTAATATTCTCAGTAAAAACTCATAGAGGActaggtactctatagtttggtggactcgtataaactaacaattggtatcaaagcgggttcctcctatcaggctaacacatAGGAAGGATCTGTATGGCTGCTctaccaaattttgaagaaggtcaatctacatacAGACCACTCAGGTTCAATGGgcaatactatgggtggtggaagacaagaatgcatgattttatcacgGCTGAGGATTCTGAGTTATGGGATGTCATATGTGATGGTCCTTACATCCCAACAAAGGTGTTTGAGGAACTTCCATTCTCAATGCCAAAAACCAGAAAAGAATACACCGACGTAGATAGAAAAGTtgtggagaagaattttcgtgccaAAAAGATTTTGGTATGTAGAATAGGACCTGATGAATACAATAGAATTTCTGCTTGTGAAACTGCAaaggagatatgggaagctttacaaacaacacatgagggaaccactcaagtaaagcaatctaagattgatatgctcactaccgagtatgaactctttaggatgaaggacgatgaatctatttaagatatgcacactagattcttctccatcataaatgagttacacttACTTGGTGAAACCATTCCTAGGAACAAGCTAGTGGGGAAAATTCTCAGTATCCTCcccagttcttgggaaagcaaggtgaatgTTATTACCAAAGCAAAGGACATGCAGGAGCTGACTATAGACGAGctggttggaaatctgaagacctacgagatgaagaggaagatagactgtgaaagaagagaatcaaagaaagaaaagaacatgGTACTCAAAGATGATAATAATGACTCAAGTGAGGAGGACAGTGACGtggcttacttaaccaaaagatttcagaagatggtcagaagaaatggagGAATGCTGAAAAAGGGTAGCTCTAGCAAACCAAAGAACTATGATCTCTGCCATAAGTATGGAAAGCATGAGTACTTCATCAAAGACTGTCCTCTCCTGAAGCAAGAGTTCTCTAAGTACAACCCTGAGAAAGCAGCTAAGAGGAACCGGTTCCTGACAAGGACTTCAAAAGGAAGAGATCTATTGACAATGTAGTGAAACAGGCTCTTGCAgcatggggagactcctctaGTGAGTCTGAAGATGAAACTGATGTTGGTGACagctccatgatggcagttgaaagtGAGGAAAATGAATATAAttcaatttttgctttgatggcccaatcagatgatgatgaagacgatgacaacattgaggtaaatttcagggatgttcagagaaatctgaaatcctactctccTAAGAAACTCATGTCTTTAGCTAGTGTATTGATTTATGCCTATCATAGTTTTGTAGAGAATAAGGATGCCTTGACCTTAGAGCTAAGAGAAGctgaacaaactagagatgaTCTGGTAGTATGTGTTGTTGATCTGAACGAAACCATTTGTGAGTTAGAGAAAGAAAAATCTATTTTAATCAAAAAAATTGCTAAtatagaacatgaaagagatgacTTAGTGGTTGTAGTTGTTGACCATAAGGAAACTATTAAAAACttcagaaaagaaagagaagcCTTGATGAAAAGAGTGActgaaattgaggaagaaagagaTGATATCTTTGTAGTGATTGTAGACCTAAGGGAAACAATAGAGGTACTAGGGACTGAGTCAAAACCTGGAAATTCTGGAAAAGGAAAGGAGATAGCAAGTGAGGaacacctgtataacgagaggaatacttttcagtcttagtttaaataggcgcacacctgtataatgagaggaataattttcagtcttagtttaaataggcgcccacctgtataatgagaggaataattttcagtcttagtttaaataggcgcccacctgtataacgagaggaataattttcagtcttagtttaaataggcgcccacctgtataacgagaggaatattttcatgtcttagtttaaataggcgcccacctgtataacgagaggaataattttcagtcttagtttaaataggcgcccacctgtataacgagaggaataattttcatgtcttagtttaaataggcgcccacctgtataacgagaggaataattttcatgtcttagtttaaataggcgcccacctgtataacgagaggaataattttcatgtcttagtttaaataggcgcccacctgtataacgagaggaataattttcatgtcttagtttaaataggcgcccacctgtataacgagaggaataattttcatgtcttagtttaaataggcgcccacctgtataacgagaggaataattttcatgtcttagtttaaataggcgcccacctgtataacgagaggaataattttcagtcttagtttaaataggcgcccacctgtataacgagaggaataatttttatgtcttagtataaataggcgcccacctgtataatgagaggaataattttcagtcttagtttaaataggcgctcacctgtataatgagaggaatgtttttatgttttgaatatttcagagcagtaaccccaccggaaggtagaaggttacaacagagatccccaagcaggaaacaataaaatctccagcaccaagaagcagaaggttgcaaagTCAGGCGCACGAGTCAAGAGGAATAAAGgtcgcgtcttgaaagaagcggttTGGGAACATCAAATCATGCCCATCATAGcagatctgatgaagagagccgtaccACCAGAGGAACCAATGAAAAGCTTAATAAAGagggccatgtccccagcggaccaagAAAGATGATGAAAGCTGGCATTCAGAAAAAGCAAAAGACCAGTGtcatcccccaagttcacaaaataaaagcatcggaggaaagcgcaagccgacaagaaagcaaggcgacaagaacaagttgaagatagatgagatctcatgatccatagtctagcttagcttctttttttccttttagaacaatgtaacaaggagatcggtgagcggtagcatcctacagcagcatgcaacaacaCACAATAGCAGCGAACACTACAGTCATacggtagtcctagctaccaaaacttcccgaactacattgacctgattcctgttcagcccaggatatgtaggaaacctctgaagcaaaggttcggtcaaatctttttcaaaaaatgcttcacacggagtactcggacgagtaaaaatcgcccgctttgtctttgcgcgaaaacccttcgtgtcttcgggcaaagaggggaagctgtaagcacgtgatttttgcttcacggacaatcactccaaaagaaatcaaaaataattgCAAATGGCCTCGCcgtacaaattttcaatttttacgtGACATGTGctggtagtcatttgtgtttcTATCCATTTTCATTGAATCTTAtcgaacaaaatacaaaaatatgtatgCCGTGTGTAATTGAGCCATAAttcggtcattaaaagaaaattcacaaaaatatgcatcttttattctaggctgtgatttaaccattttaaaattttaatatgtgtgtgattATTGTGTTAGGGGTTGATTAATGGGtgttttaaattcattttttgatttagttgtattttaaaattagaaaaaacaaaagaaaagagtgaagaaATCTGTTTGGGCCAAGAAATGAAAccaaaaaataggcccaaaccaattaaatttgacccagtccaaaccaggcctcaGGCAAAccccccaaacgacgccgtataaaggTGTTTGATCTGAAgcgtccgtccaggccaatccaacggcctaggaccccctttagtaacccgtttccaaacccgacccagtaaccggctcaacccaacccctcacttaaaccaaacgaccccgtttctataccaaacgaccccatctCGTCCCTCACCAGCggatctaagccgttgagatcatctgatctaacggcccagATCTAATCCCCTAAATCATATATAAGCCTcccatcacaccccacgccccatCCAAGCACCCCCTTCAGTCGTCTTCCTCACCAGACCCCGAACCCCatgaaaccctagcagccgccctggtTCCCTTTGAGCATAAATCCGGCGGCCAGGACGCCGGTGACTCCCTCCTTAACACCCCTGATGTACCTCAACCCCCTGAATCCAAATCCACCAACATCTTGGTTCGAATCAtcccccaccttctcgaatctttatttgaagattcgagaccaaACCCCGATCTATACCAAACCAACCCAGATTCACACTGGacaaccccctgacctccctcgtgaccaaaccaagcttggtttggtccgaatctacccacaagtCATAAGATCCCAGATCTGAAGATTCAAACCTTGGAATACaagaacctggggaatccggtCAGTTTCATGGGGGTTTTTGGGACCTAACAGgctttaatcaaggtgttctcggtcaagaacaccccgattaaagtttgttcggcctcaaatggtcaaaactGGTTCAGTTCTGGTCCGTTCTTGGTTGAGCTTCCAcagtaagtttttctttttcttttctgcttTATTTAAGTACTGATTAAGTTTATTAGCATGTTGTTGTGATTGATTGGTATTTTCTGGtattcttcttttaatttcttccatctttgtaaagaccttttatttggttgtTTGTTCTTCTGTGTATATGTGAATACATCTtgtgatatacatgctcgtcaattagattagtcgtcgaaTAGATAATTCATATAGATTCTCTGTGTTGTGCAAAGTTGTTGAAGCCATTCGGGACCCCGTACGTGTCGTTTATGTGATCGACTGGTTATTtcttgttataattagtatagtcgacttgataaacATCATCGATTAGTTTTCTGTGACTGAATGATCAAATGTTCTGATAACTTCACATGATTAATCGAACTTTGTTGTTCATTGGATGCTTAATATTGTTTTGTAACTGTAATGCAAATGATTAGGATCTAGTCTAGGGTAGTTTTAAATtcgaactttcagaagttcaaaacgCCCTGATGGTTTAGGACAGTAATaatcagggtttaacaggggtaatttgggtctgaaaagaacagaaaaagcttagtttaagtgagctgacaaatagggtactggattaggattaaactaatgacaatgggga of the Nicotiana tabacum cultivar K326 chromosome 7, ASM71507v2, whole genome shotgun sequence genome contains:
- the LOC107797680 gene encoding protein LNK4, which produces MEWFSRVDVGDLVVPKGLEDGFPQSPDSWSQWDSTPFGNFKSEMKRNNIRSNVGSEDCKVTRSGVDMKNLGIHEENFDTLASQDSYCDMDQWSSYPPDQLDFHLDNLASMDQLDDVFLSSLLEECPTGMDASDESSDLSTNSQCSVLLADNQTGDEYSNPEHVTSNGCSAESAKYYYAHAFTSPMDWESQEINNSHLQEKAPTAEVAVKLEHDRGDSRVSDEDISTEQSVLQHLESLTAQLTEETRICFRDSLYRLADNSKHDECQSWNVQSDQSSSRLSKEETTELQTNVIDRTVANLLFSNIDFGASGGSSLDLTEVTDTRQHSGGMLWHIAVSQGCDVPTFGG